GGTCGACGTGTACGTCGCCGCCGACGGCCGCGTGGTCCGCACCGTCGGCTGACACCGGGATCTGGGCGGCTGCGACGAGGGCTGGCACGCCTGGCCGATAGCCTCATCGCCGTGACCGACCTCTGCGGCGCCGCGCCGGCCCTGTCCCCTCGCTCTCGGGCACGGCGCACAGCCCTGTGGGCGACGGCAGCCGCCCTCGTCGTCGTCGGACTGGCTGGCGTCCTCATGTTTCGCGGCGACGTGTGGCCGAACCGGTTGTTCGCCTCCGGGTATGACGTGCGCGGTGTGGACGTGTCGCACTACCAGGGGGACATCGACTGGACCACGCTCGCTGCTCAGGACATCGACTTCGCCTGGATCAAGGCGACCGAGGGGTCGTCGCACGTGGACCCCCGGTTCACCACCAACTGGGCGGCGGCGGCCGCGACGGACCTGCTGGTCGGCGCCTACCACTTCATGTCGTTCGAGAGCCCGGGCGAGGAGCAGCTGGCGAACCTCGTCGCGCGCGTGCCTCCGACGCCGGGCACGCTGCCTCCCGTGATCGACCTGGAGCCGTATGGCCGATACGTCGGCCACCTCCCGCCCGAGGGCGAGGTGCAGGCCATCCTCGACCCGCTGGTCGCGGGGATCGAGGAGCACTACGGCGTCGCCCCGATCATCTACGTCACTAACGACGCCTACGACGCGTACGTCGCGGGCGGGTACCCCGACTCGCCGATCTGGATCCGGTCGGTCGTGACGCCGGCGAAGCTGTCCGACGGACGGGACTGGACCATCTGGCAGTACTCGAACCGCGACCGGCTCGACGGGTACAAGGGCGTGGAGTCGTACATCGACATGAACGCGTTCACGGGGACTCGCGGCGAACTGGCCGCACTGACGATCCCGTGACCCAGCGCCGCCGGGATGCGGCGATCAGCGAGGTCGCCTCGGTGAGCCGCGCCGAGGATCGCCCACTGCCGGTTCTCGACGTCGTCGAGGCATGGCTCTGCGGGCCGAGAGAGAGTGTCCTGTCGTGACGCACTACCCGTCGTTCGTCGCCTTCGCCCTGGTGGTCGCCATCGCGCCTGGACCGGACACCCTGCTGACCCTGCGGAGCACGGTCAGTGGCGGGCGCAGTCGTGGCCTGTGGACGATGGCGGGCATCACGATCGCCGGCACGGTGCAGGGCACGCTGGCTGCGTCGGGACTCGGCGCGATCATTGCGCGCGCCGAACCGGTCTTCGAGACGATCCGGTGGGCGGGAGTCGCCTACCTCGCGTACCTCGGCGTGCATGCCTTGCGAGCTGCGCTGCGCACCAAGGACGCCGGGTGGGCCGAGGCCGGCGTTGCCGCGGGCATCTCGGCACCGCGCGCACTGGGGCAGGGCTTCCTCTGCAACATCACCAACCCGAAGGTCCTCGTGTTCAACCTGGCGGTGCTGCCACAGTTCCTCGGCGTCGAGGCGGGGTTGCCCCTGCTGCTCGCCTACGCGCTGACGTTGTCCGCCGTCGGAGGGCTCGTGCTGCTCGTCGTCGTGCTCGGCGCGAACGCCGCCAGGCGTGCGACCTCTTCGCGGCGCGCCCGCCGCGGTATCGACGCTGCGGCCGGCGTGGTCTTCCTGGGCTTCGCGGGCGTCATCGCCGCCGAGGCGTAACAGGGGTGGCCGCTACGCCGCTGTCGCGCAGCGGACGATCGGCTTGATTCTCACTTCGTGTCGCCGAAGAGCTCCGCCAATGCGTCGTCGGCCGAGGCGTCCACGACGTCCTGGATATACCAAGACCGGAAACGTTCCACCTCGCTGTTGGGGATTCTGTGGCGGTTACCGTGTCGCTGGCTGGTGATCTTGCCTTCGCCGATCCACCGCATGATCGAGGGGCGGGAGACGCCGAGGCTGTCGGCCATCTCCTGGGGCGTCATCGACGGCGTCTCGAACCTGAGCGAGACACGATCGCCCGCTGCGAGGTGCTCCGCAACCAGTGCCTGCCAGTCGGTGTCCGGGGTGATGTCGATGATGGTCATGCTCGACATTATACACAGTGGACACATACAGTTCCATACTGTCCAGCCAAGTGGGGAGCCACGGTCCTCGCCCTTGAACGGCACGGGAACTCAGGACGTCGATGACGACACACTTCGGGATGTGGGGACAGGTACCGGTATGAGCCAGACGTCGCCGGACCAGGATCGTGAACGTGCTTTCCGGTCGTTGTTCGTGGCGGTCTACCCGGATCTGCTGCGGTTCGCGCAGCGTCGCGTGCACCCCGTCCGTGCTGAGGACGTGGTCGCCGACACGATGCTGGTCGTATGGCGGCGCCTCGAGGACCTCCCCGGGCCGCCGGACGACGCACGGGCGTGGGTCTTCGGGATCGCGCGCAACGTCCTGCTCAACGACAGCCGCGGTGAGCGACGTCGTCGCGCGCTGGAGGTGCGGCTGGCCGAAGCATGCCCCGGGCCTGTCCTCGACGGGGCCGAGGGCATCGTGGACCTGGTCGACCTGAGCAGGGCGTGGAAGCTCCTGCCGGCATCCCACCAGGAGGCGATCGCGCTGGCCGCGCTCGAAGGGCTCGACGCACCGCTGGCCGCCGCCGTCCTGGGCATCTCACCCATCGCGTTCCGGCTGCGGCTCAGCCGGGCCCGGCGGGCGCTTCGCGCCCATCTGACCCCCCGGCTACGACAGGACGTGGCCGGGGGCATCGACCACGAAAGGGCCACCACATCATGAACCGCAACGACAGCCTTGTCCGCGCCGTGCGCCTGCTCGACCCGGCCGACCGTTACATCGACACAGGCGCCGATCGTGCCCAGTCCATGCTCCACACCATCCTTGCCGCGGAGCCTGCCACGCCGACGCGACGCCGACCCGCGACCGTCACGACCGGCAGCGCCGAGCAGCGCGGACCCGTGCTCCGCGGACGTCGGCTCGCGCTGCTGGGGGGAGTCGCTACCGTCGTCGCCGCGGCACTCGTCGTGACACCGGCGCTGACCGGTGGCGACAAGGCTTTCGCGACCTGGACGGCGGCACCGACCGGCATGTCGGCCCAGCAGCGGGACGACGCCGCCGGGTCGTGCCGCGCCCAGATGTCGGACGGGGGTGGCGCCGACGACGCGACGAGTCTCGCGAGCGCGTCCGTGGCG
The Xylanimonas cellulosilytica DSM 15894 DNA segment above includes these coding regions:
- a CDS encoding GH25 family lysozyme, producing the protein MTDLCGAAPALSPRSRARRTALWATAAALVVVGLAGVLMFRGDVWPNRLFASGYDVRGVDVSHYQGDIDWTTLAAQDIDFAWIKATEGSSHVDPRFTTNWAAAAATDLLVGAYHFMSFESPGEEQLANLVARVPPTPGTLPPVIDLEPYGRYVGHLPPEGEVQAILDPLVAGIEEHYGVAPIIYVTNDAYDAYVAGGYPDSPIWIRSVVTPAKLSDGRDWTIWQYSNRDRLDGYKGVESYIDMNAFTGTRGELAALTIP
- a CDS encoding helix-turn-helix domain-containing protein, with the protein product MTIIDITPDTDWQALVAEHLAAGDRVSLRFETPSMTPQEMADSLGVSRPSIMRWIGEGKITSQRHGNRHRIPNSEVERFRSWYIQDVVDASADDALAELFGDTK
- a CDS encoding RNA polymerase sigma factor, yielding MSQTSPDQDRERAFRSLFVAVYPDLLRFAQRRVHPVRAEDVVADTMLVVWRRLEDLPGPPDDARAWVFGIARNVLLNDSRGERRRRALEVRLAEACPGPVLDGAEGIVDLVDLSRAWKLLPASHQEAIALAALEGLDAPLAAAVLGISPIAFRLRLSRARRALRAHLTPRLRQDVAGGIDHERATTS
- a CDS encoding LysE family translocator — translated: MTHYPSFVAFALVVAIAPGPDTLLTLRSTVSGGRSRGLWTMAGITIAGTVQGTLAASGLGAIIARAEPVFETIRWAGVAYLAYLGVHALRAALRTKDAGWAEAGVAAGISAPRALGQGFLCNITNPKVLVFNLAVLPQFLGVEAGLPLLLAYALTLSAVGGLVLLVVVLGANAARRATSSRRARRGIDAAAGVVFLGFAGVIAAEA